CTTTTCATCCTTAAATTCAACGTTCCAGTTGATCGCCTCTGCGCCTGCTTTTTGCTTAATTTTAAAAGATTTTACTGTGCCATTAATTTCTAAAATATTGTTATTTTTCATTACTGTGAGCGCTTTATTATAAATTTTATCTTTCTCTTTATTAAGCCTATTTTGTTTTTCTTTAATAGATTTGATAAGCTCATCATAATAGTTAATTTGATTTTCAAATGCTTCTATTACGTATATACATCTGTCTGCGCTAGCTTGTGCTGTAAGTTCAATGCTGTTTACAGTAGGAATTAATTCGTCAGGGATCTCACCATCCATTATATCTATATACTCGAGATATTCAGAGAGGATCTTTTGAGATTCAGCAAGAGGAATTTTTGCGATAGCAAGATCAGGCGTTTTTTTAGCCATGTCAGCGTCTCCATTTAAAGGATTGTGTTTGTTCACTATGAACTTTTTTATCGTACACTTAAAAATGACTTTGTCAAGTATATAAGTAAATTATTTTTATAACTTGTAAGTTGACAACATTTTGTTCGTACTGTAAAGTACCACTGTCATCATAGTGATGACACTTCCAGAACGGAAAACGAGGAGACAGTTATGACTAACGTAGTAGTTCGCAAAGAAAATTCAGTTGTTAAAAAAAATGATGGTTCAGTGAGTTATTTTACAAAAGAGGAAGAGACTGTAATTAAAGGCTTAATATCGCCGAAAGCAACTGATGCAGAATTTAAACTATTTTTATATGTATGTGCCCGCACAGGATTAGATCCATTTTCACGCCAAATTTATTTAATACACAGATGGAGCACTAAGGACGAAAAAGAAATTGGCACTATTCAAACATCGATTGATGGATTTAGAACAATAGCAGCGCGAAATCCTGATTACGCGGGACAAACCACGACGTTGTTCTGCGGTAGGGATGGTGTATGGACTGAAATATGGACATCAAAGGATTACCCGTACGCTGCAAAAGTCGGCGTGTACCGCAAGGGATATAGTGCTCCCACGTATGCAATAGCAAAATGGGATTCGTACGTGCAAACATATAAAGACAAAAAAACCCAAAAATTTTATGTTTCGGCGATGTGGGAAAAATTCCCTGAATTAATGTTAGGAAAATGCGCAGAATCTCAGGCATTACGCAAAGCATTTCCAAACGATCTTTCGGGTCTGTATACTACAGATGAGATGGCTCAAGCACAGAATGAAGCAATAGAAGCTCCAGTAATTAAGGAAGAAACTAAAAAAATTGAGCCTGTTAAAAATGAAATAGTTGAACAAAAAGTAGACCCAAAAAAACCCGCTGTACAACAAAAAATAGTCGCAAATAAAATTGCACAATCGCAAAAAGTTTTGGATAAAATGCCTGAGCAAAAATCGGTTGATGCTGAATTAGTTGATGACGAACAGTACAACAATGAGAATGAAAATCATCGCGCTATTTTTAAATCAATTATGAAAGCGCTTGAATCAATCAAATCATTAGATCAAAAAGACATCAAAAATTTAGTCGCGGTATACAAACAATATAGCAATTTATGCCTCGGAGTTCCTCTAAATAAATTAGAATCACACATCAAAAATCTAGAAAAGGAATTTGCAAAAGAAACCGCCGCATAATCAGTTAAATTTATCAATAAATTTTTGCGTCAAATGTATTAACTGTTTCTGTAGCTCCGAATTATTTTCTAACAACCGCTCATTATGCTGAATTAATTTCTCGTTGAATTTTGTAATAATTAATAGTTTTTCTTTTAATTCAGCATTTTCTTGCTTATATATTTCAATAAAACTTTTTAACTCTTGCACACTCTCAACAAGTAAATCCTTGTCAGAATATATCTGTGTATTTAGCAAAGGCCTTTTCTCTAAGAATTCTTTTAATTCTTTTTCATCTATTTTCCATTCCAATTTTTTCCCGACTTGTTTTGATTTAGCTTGCAATTTTCCTTCATCGATCCAGCGTTTAACGCTTGTTACAGATACATTTGAATATTTTGATGCTTGTAGCAAATTTAGCATTCTCATATGAAATCCTCGCGTAAATATTTTAAAAATATCGCAATCATTGCAAATTGCAATACAGCTCGCTCGAATCATGTGTCTCATAACTATTGGTAATTTAACAACCTCTCAAAAATTTATATAAATAATGCCTATTTTAAAAATATACATAATATATAATAGATTACCAATAATAATATTAATACTTAGATTGATAAAAATATTATTTTACAGTAAAATTTTTTATTAGACTATAGTTTAATCTTTTTCAATAAAAGGAGTTTTATGAGTGATGCTTCAAAAAGATTAAAATTTTTGCGCGATGAAATTTTTAATCTTAGTCTAAAGGATTTTTGTAATAAATTTAACCTTTCCTACAATTACATGCGAAACATTGAATGCGGAGAAAAATCTTTACCAAGAAACAAATCAATAGAAATAACAAAAAAAATTCAAGAATATGGATTTAATATATCGGATGAATGGATAGAAACAGGTAGAGGTTCATGCCCAATTAGCTCTTTTTCTGTATTAAAGACAAATAAATATATTAATTTTGATGACACTAATAATGAACAAAGGCAATGGCTAAAAACAATTTTAACAAGAATATTTCCCTACAAATACGCTTGCATATCATCAAATGAAATGATGCCATTTTTAAAAAATGGAGACATTGTTTTTGGTGTAAAAGGCGACCCAGTTAAAAATCTAACAAGACTAAATAATGAAATAGTAATAGCGAGAATTGATGATAACTACACTTATGTTAGGAGGTTAAAAGTTTATGAAAATGATATTTTTTTAGTCGCAGACAACAAGGAAGGAACTGATGATCCAATAATTAAAGTCAATAAAATAAATTGGATTTCTGGAATTATAATTCACAAAAAACATGTTGGAAAAATTGAACTTTTGGAGAATGAAAATGATTAAAATAAGATATATTTATCTGGGAGCTTTTATTGAAGCATTTGATTTTTGCGTTTATCTTGTATTTTCTCACGAGCTTTCAAAATTTCTGCTCGGAAAAGAAAGTCTATTTTTATCAATATTAATTTTTTCAATCTCCTATATAGCAAGACCTTTTGGGTCATTATTTTTTGGAATGATAGCCAAGAATCAAAAAAACGGAATCACAACATTTTTAAGAAACTCCCCTCTCTGGATTGCAATTCCTACATTTATTATAGCATTTTGTCCACGAAATGATTTTGGAATTTATTTGTTATTAATCTGTAGATTTATGCAAGGTTTTATATTTGGCGGAGAGAGCGGTTTAAGTTTTGTTTTTGCATATTTAAACGTTACAAAATACAAGAATACTGCAATTGCTGCATTTTTAACAAGTGGAGCAGTAGCAATGGCAGCTTGTTTTATACTTATACCTCTAATTCCCTCTTTATTTAATTTAGAATCTTGGCGATTAGCTTTTATTATATCAGGTATTCTTAGTTTATTATTTGTCATTATCAGGTCAAGGATTCCAAAAACGTGCAACGAAGTTTTTGATACAAATTCGAAAAATGTAAGCATTTTTAAAGCGATCTCTTATATAATTATTTATGCTGCTATGTTTAATACAGTTCTTGCTTTTCTAACATCTGGTCAAAAATATATAAGCTTACCAATTGCTATGTTAAGTATTTCTTTTTTCTCAATTCTTTTTGGATTTATTTTTGACAACGTAAACATTTTTAAATTTTTAAAAATAATAAACACTATAGCAATTGTCTTTTTAATGTTTTTCATATATTTTAATCAAGATTTGTTAGCATTTTTTACAGCATTTATAATGTGCTGTGCTCTAGGTGGAATTTCGATATCATCTGCTATTAAATATTTAGCAAATAGCACGAATTTATATCCCAGTTTCGGATTAGTTTATAATGTTGTAATGGGAGTAATGGGGGCATTAGTGCCCATAATTAGAGAGGTATTTAAATCATGAAAACTGCACCTCGCAAGGCGATTTTAAATCCAATCGATAAAATGATTGAGTTCACTCATTTGTTTAACTCAACAATTGATAAAGAAAAAAAACTCGGTTTAAATGTTAATATGTTCACAGTTGCAGTAAATGATGGCGAGAATAATATAATACTTACCAATGCTGAACAATTAGCTAGCATTTTTACGAATAGGGAAATGCATCTTTATTGTCCAAAATATAAAAAATTTGATCATGATAATAAATCCTCACTTTTGCTTAGTTTGGAAGAAATAACTGTTTCTAACAAAAAAGAAGCGGAAGCAATACATGCTAGACAAAACTTTGATCAAACTATCAGGCCACGCACAACATTTTTTGCAATGTATAACCAATATAGCAAAATTTTAAAGCGAAATATACAGGCTTCGTTTACAATCGGGTTATCAAAATCTGATATAGATAAAAATGAATTTTTTTATAAAAATATTATGAACATTCACGAAGTCTTTAATAGTAGTCTAAACATAGCTTTAAATATAGATAAGTTGAAAAGAAAAAACGTATTAAATACGTTAGATATAATTTAAAAAGGTGACATTTGTCACCTCGGTTACTATTGCTGTTTTATAACGGCAGGGGTAAAAAAAAAGAGGTGCTCTTTGGTCGGAGCACCTCAATTGAATTGATTGTTTAATTCTTCGCTAAGATCTTGCAGGAAATATGCGAAGAATCCCACAAAAATATAGGTCTGTGCGGTTTTAAAACGCTAGCACTATACGTAATCAATGCTAGCATAAATAAAAAATTCGCACAAGATCACGAGTCAAGGATGATTTTGTGATGACAAATTA
The sequence above is a segment of the Fluviispira vulneris genome. Coding sequences within it:
- a CDS encoding siphovirus Gp157 family protein, whose product is MAKKTPDLAIAKIPLAESQKILSEYLEYIDIMDGEIPDELIPTVNSIELTAQASADRCIYVIEAFENQINYYDELIKSIKEKQNRLNKEKDKIYNKALTVMKNNNILEINGTVKSFKIKQKAGAEAINWNVEFKDEKNIISEDQLSLIPAEYVEEKTVYVVNKKSLSDAIRKGENLECGEKAGREEILKIV
- the bet gene encoding phage recombination protein Bet, translated to MTNVVVRKENSVVKKNDGSVSYFTKEEETVIKGLISPKATDAEFKLFLYVCARTGLDPFSRQIYLIHRWSTKDEKEIGTIQTSIDGFRTIAARNPDYAGQTTTLFCGRDGVWTEIWTSKDYPYAAKVGVYRKGYSAPTYAIAKWDSYVQTYKDKKTQKFYVSAMWEKFPELMLGKCAESQALRKAFPNDLSGLYTTDEMAQAQNEAIEAPVIKEETKKIEPVKNEIVEQKVDPKKPAVQQKIVANKIAQSQKVLDKMPEQKSVDAELVDDEQYNNENENHRAIFKSIMKALESIKSLDQKDIKNLVAVYKQYSNLCLGVPLNKLESHIKNLEKEFAKETAA
- a CDS encoding helix-turn-helix domain-containing protein, with product MRMLNLLQASKYSNVSVTSVKRWIDEGKLQAKSKQVGKKLEWKIDEKELKEFLEKRPLLNTQIYSDKDLLVESVQELKSFIEIYKQENAELKEKLLIITKFNEKLIQHNERLLENNSELQKQLIHLTQKFIDKFN
- a CDS encoding XRE family transcriptional regulator, with the protein product MSDASKRLKFLRDEIFNLSLKDFCNKFNLSYNYMRNIECGEKSLPRNKSIEITKKIQEYGFNISDEWIETGRGSCPISSFSVLKTNKYINFDDTNNEQRQWLKTILTRIFPYKYACISSNEMMPFLKNGDIVFGVKGDPVKNLTRLNNEIVIARIDDNYTYVRRLKVYENDIFLVADNKEGTDDPIIKVNKINWISGIIIHKKHVGKIELLENEND